In Chitinophaga varians, the following are encoded in one genomic region:
- a CDS encoding SusC/RagA family TonB-linked outer membrane protein, whose amino-acid sequence MKMFYQPKWFLFLLPVMLISGLSMTTRAQGRMQLTGTVRTDLGDLLPNASVVALNEKTKYTAGVMTDSNGVFRFSGLPPEGKYSFSISYMGFETQRLDNISLKPGATLTLSVRLVKTVAALSDIVVIGYGTAKKKNVVGAFNVVTVKEAGAVNATNPSQLLIGKAAGVQVLQSSGSAGADAQIIIRGTGSFTDINPLYVVDGIQGTKNLFNTLNPQDIESITVLKDAASTAIYGSAAANGVVIITTKKGKTGPPRVSFTSQWGTAKAWKQLHLLNAAQYVDALKDLAATKNTVLPAKFGTAAVLQDSTNWQDAVFCNALVSENDLNISGGGEKVNYSVSASYIDQQAILTDATNKRFQARVGLEETLGRFRFTQNIIVRQYVSKGNYANIINAIQYAPYKPILDPSIQGGYSILSNIDDFSNAVNPLQEIAMKSQTTKSMAFFPQLSGEVRLLDGLKLRSQFAAEVNSSRSNSYQQQYQSSNFLNQARQSMLTFTENSYYMLENYLSYDKLLGKHQFSAIAGQSYIDPGITNGSSVRGTGQPNDNIPNVGVASFQSVTNSYSNYARPSVISYYGRLNYTYDDKYILTSSYRRDGASNFGPNNRYGNFFGGGVSWRFSEETFIKNSIPVLSDGKLSVNWGQTGNNNIPNFLNTAKTYQGTPGGALVYSLGSTETFVSGTTLTTLSNPDLKWEQTNQIDIGMALAFFNNRLTIEADWYDRKSSGLLVTTLLPASIGVSPTGTQPRKTVNAADARNSGFELTIGYREKINKNLSFNISVNGSLNHNEVLSLGDQFSAPIQAGAFTPVPATTYTAAGSAIGAFYGYRLDHVARDAEEINALNLEAAKRTGKPDAKYQDGLLPGDFIYKDIDGDGVVTAKDQEILGSAIPKYIYGINAGVTYKNFDLNLVLSGVSGSKLLNGLKLYTSFMSTGHNAGTDILDRWRKPGDVAALPRIGQNVTGNGNLRPSDWWLEDGSYLRLRNITVGYNVPASTLTSTTKGSLKSLRVYIAAQNLITITRYSGYDPEVAGDYLFARGIDQGQVPQPRTFLAGVQLGF is encoded by the coding sequence ATGAAGATGTTCTATCAACCAAAATGGTTTCTGTTTCTGCTGCCAGTCATGCTGATATCAGGCCTTTCAATGACCACCCGGGCCCAGGGCCGCATGCAGTTGACCGGCACCGTGCGCACCGACCTGGGTGATCTTCTTCCCAATGCCTCGGTGGTAGCGCTCAATGAAAAAACAAAGTATACCGCCGGTGTCATGACGGACAGCAACGGCGTGTTCCGTTTCTCCGGACTGCCTCCCGAAGGAAAATATTCCTTCAGCATTTCCTACATGGGCTTTGAAACGCAGCGACTCGACAACATATCCCTGAAACCGGGCGCCACGCTCACTTTGTCGGTACGCCTCGTCAAAACAGTAGCGGCCCTGAGCGACATTGTGGTGATCGGCTACGGCACCGCCAAAAAGAAGAACGTAGTAGGCGCGTTCAACGTGGTAACGGTGAAAGAAGCCGGCGCTGTCAACGCCACCAACCCTTCACAGTTGCTCATCGGTAAAGCTGCCGGCGTACAGGTGTTGCAAAGCAGCGGCAGCGCCGGCGCAGATGCCCAGATCATCATCAGAGGCACCGGCAGCTTCACCGACATCAATCCGCTGTATGTAGTGGACGGCATCCAGGGCACCAAAAACCTTTTTAACACGCTCAATCCGCAAGACATAGAAAGCATCACCGTCCTCAAAGATGCGGCTTCTACCGCCATCTACGGCTCTGCGGCTGCCAACGGCGTGGTGATCATCACCACCAAAAAAGGGAAGACCGGTCCGCCCCGCGTCAGTTTCACTTCCCAATGGGGCACAGCCAAAGCCTGGAAACAACTTCACCTGCTCAATGCGGCACAATATGTGGACGCGCTGAAAGACCTCGCTGCGACCAAAAACACCGTGCTACCGGCCAAATTCGGCACCGCGGCCGTATTGCAGGACAGCACCAACTGGCAGGACGCTGTTTTCTGCAACGCCCTGGTATCCGAAAATGATCTCAATATCAGCGGTGGCGGTGAAAAGGTAAACTATAGCGTATCTGCCTCCTATATAGATCAACAGGCGATCCTGACCGACGCCACCAACAAAAGGTTCCAGGCACGCGTAGGCCTGGAGGAAACACTGGGCCGCTTCCGGTTCACACAAAATATCATCGTCCGGCAGTATGTCAGCAAAGGCAACTATGCCAATATCATCAACGCCATACAATATGCTCCCTATAAGCCCATTCTGGACCCATCCATCCAGGGCGGATATTCTATCCTCTCCAACATCGATGATTTCAGCAATGCCGTTAACCCCCTGCAGGAGATAGCCATGAAAAGCCAAACGACTAAATCCATGGCTTTCTTCCCGCAGCTGTCAGGTGAGGTAAGGCTCCTTGACGGATTAAAACTCCGCTCACAGTTCGCGGCAGAAGTCAACTCCAGCCGCAGCAACAGTTATCAGCAACAGTACCAGTCGTCCAACTTCCTGAACCAGGCGCGCCAATCCATGCTGACTTTTACGGAGAACTCCTACTACATGCTGGAAAACTATCTCTCGTACGACAAGCTGCTGGGCAAACACCAGTTTTCCGCAATTGCCGGACAGAGCTATATAGACCCGGGCATCACCAACGGTTCATCTGTCAGGGGTACCGGGCAACCTAACGACAATATCCCCAATGTAGGCGTAGCCTCTTTCCAGTCTGTCACCAACAGTTATTCCAACTATGCGCGCCCTTCCGTGATCTCCTACTATGGCCGGTTGAACTATACCTATGACGATAAATACATACTGACTTCCAGCTACCGCCGGGATGGCGCATCCAACTTCGGCCCCAACAACCGTTACGGTAATTTCTTCGGCGGCGGCGTGTCATGGCGCTTTTCGGAAGAAACATTTATTAAAAATTCCATCCCGGTGCTGTCGGACGGCAAGCTGAGTGTCAACTGGGGACAGACCGGCAACAACAATATTCCCAACTTCCTCAATACCGCCAAAACCTACCAGGGCACGCCTGGTGGCGCGTTGGTATATTCCCTGGGCAGTACGGAAACATTTGTGTCCGGCACCACGCTCACCACGCTCAGCAACCCGGACTTAAAATGGGAGCAAACCAACCAGATCGACATAGGCATGGCACTGGCATTCTTCAATAACCGCCTCACCATTGAAGCCGACTGGTACGACCGCAAAAGCAGCGGCCTGCTGGTCACCACCCTGCTGCCTGCCAGTATTGGTGTGAGCCCAACGGGCACGCAGCCACGAAAAACAGTAAACGCAGCGGACGCACGTAACAGCGGGTTTGAGTTAACGATCGGTTACAGGGAAAAGATCAACAAAAACCTAAGCTTCAATATAAGCGTCAATGGTTCTCTTAACCACAACGAAGTATTGTCATTAGGCGATCAGTTTTCCGCACCTATCCAGGCCGGTGCCTTCACGCCCGTACCTGCCACTACCTATACCGCCGCCGGCAGCGCCATTGGCGCCTTCTACGGCTACCGGCTGGACCATGTGGCCAGGGATGCTGAGGAAATAAATGCGCTCAATCTTGAAGCAGCCAAAAGAACAGGCAAACCGGACGCAAAGTACCAGGACGGTCTGCTGCCCGGTGATTTTATTTACAAAGACATCGACGGCGATGGCGTAGTCACCGCCAAAGACCAGGAGATATTGGGCAGCGCCATCCCCAAATATATCTACGGTATCAATGCAGGCGTCACCTATAAAAACTTCGACCTGAACCTGGTATTATCAGGTGTCAGCGGATCAAAACTCCTGAACGGCTTAAAACTATACACCAGCTTCATGTCTACCGGGCATAACGCCGGCACCGACATCCTCGACAGGTGGCGGAAGCCCGGCGATGTGGCTGCGCTGCCCAGGATAGGCCAGAACGTGACCGGCAACGGCAACCTGCGCCCGTCCGACTGGTGGCTGGAAGACGGCAGCTACCTTCGTTTAAGGAACATCACTGTTGGATATAACGTTCCCGCATCAACGTTAACCAGCACCACCAAAGGCTCACTTAAATCACTGCGCGTTTACATCGCAGCCCAGAACCTGATCACCATCACCAGGTATTCCGGTTATGATCCGGAGGTGGCGGGGGATTATCTATTTGCACGCGGTATAGACCAGGGCCAGGTACCGCAGCCAAGAACCTTCCTCGCAGGCGTTCAATTAGGGTTTTAA
- a CDS encoding FecR family protein, with protein sequence MINDELLIRFFSNQCTPEEARRVANYLQEHPDMLEKYLPEEEFLQLQEGSHFPEAVSRQWLKNIHQQTVPGNNRRKWAARLAIAAVTAGVLAGGTLLLFRQDRPKITAINPGITATVPPERQQQTINTGHKTMAITLPDGSVVQLLPAASIVYDKQFTDNRNIYLTGEAGFTVAADKIHPFVVYSGELYTTALGTFFHVKAIPGEDIISIRLNSGKVMVQGAVNNKKIISDVVLTPGKALNYYRKTGKALVTDFNTRSADLPVKAGNNGAGYTKPDWYKFNNQPMSQVLDQLSNYYGVAIYYYPSDVISIYFDGKFEKTDSLEKILTDLTLPNNLTLIRNDSGFIIKRK encoded by the coding sequence ATGATCAATGATGAATTACTGATACGGTTTTTCAGCAATCAATGCACACCGGAAGAAGCCCGCAGGGTAGCCAATTACCTGCAGGAGCATCCTGATATGCTGGAGAAATACCTGCCGGAAGAGGAATTCCTGCAACTGCAGGAAGGCAGCCACTTTCCGGAAGCCGTTTCCCGGCAGTGGCTGAAGAATATTCATCAGCAAACGGTGCCAGGCAATAATCGCAGGAAATGGGCTGCACGACTGGCCATCGCGGCAGTAACGGCCGGCGTGCTGGCCGGCGGAACATTGCTTCTCTTCCGCCAGGACCGCCCCAAAATAACGGCCATTAATCCAGGCATAACGGCAACGGTACCGCCTGAACGACAACAACAGACTATCAACACGGGCCATAAAACCATGGCCATTACATTGCCGGACGGCTCGGTCGTACAGTTGCTTCCGGCAGCTTCCATCGTGTACGACAAACAATTCACAGACAACAGGAACATCTACCTGACCGGAGAAGCCGGGTTCACGGTGGCTGCCGATAAAATACACCCCTTCGTCGTGTATAGCGGTGAACTATATACGACCGCACTGGGCACCTTTTTTCATGTAAAAGCCATCCCCGGGGAAGACATCATCAGCATCAGGCTCAACAGCGGGAAAGTAATGGTGCAGGGGGCCGTCAACAACAAAAAAATCATCAGCGACGTAGTACTGACTCCTGGCAAAGCGCTTAACTACTACCGTAAAACAGGCAAAGCGCTGGTGACAGACTTCAACACCAGGAGCGCAGACCTGCCGGTAAAAGCCGGCAACAACGGCGCCGGATACACGAAACCGGACTGGTATAAATTTAATAATCAACCAATGTCGCAGGTATTGGACCAGCTGAGTAATTATTATGGCGTAGCTATCTACTATTATCCTTCAGACGTGATATCGATTTATTTCGATGGTAAATTTGAAAAAACAGATTCCCTGGAGAAAATACTGACTGATTTAACGCTGCCCAATAACCTGACGCTGATCCGGAATGATAGCGGATTTATAATCAAGAGGAAATAA
- a CDS encoding sigma-70 family RNA polymerase sigma factor translates to MNIIAALKQGNLLAFNEVYYSWHKRVYYFILQKTKSSFIAEEVTQLTFIKCWNYRESLADDLQIESQLFRIARTTLIDFLRKETVYQEKVVHVIDRYTLPVDDLWGKLAEKELQAKLANILKEMPPMRRKVFEMSRFNGMNYQQIAHKLSLSPRTVETHIFQAIKQIKHALGVLISLLAWLSRF, encoded by the coding sequence TTGAATATTATAGCTGCTTTGAAACAAGGTAACCTTTTGGCTTTTAACGAAGTCTATTATTCCTGGCACAAAAGGGTATATTATTTTATTCTCCAGAAAACCAAGTCATCCTTCATTGCAGAAGAGGTGACGCAGCTTACATTCATCAAATGCTGGAACTACCGGGAAAGCCTTGCTGACGATCTGCAGATAGAGTCGCAGCTGTTCCGCATTGCCCGTACCACGCTGATCGACTTCCTCCGGAAGGAAACTGTTTACCAGGAAAAGGTGGTCCACGTTATAGACAGGTACACCCTGCCGGTAGATGACCTTTGGGGCAAGCTGGCGGAAAAGGAACTACAGGCAAAGCTGGCCAACATATTAAAGGAAATGCCTCCCATGCGGCGTAAAGTATTCGAAATGAGCCGCTTTAATGGTATGAACTACCAGCAGATCGCACACAAACTTTCCTTGTCGCCCCGAACAGTGGAAACACATATTTTCCAGGCCATCAAACAGATAAAACACGCCCTTGGGGTGCTCATCTCCCTCCTGGCATGGCTTAGCCGGTTTTAA
- a CDS encoding glycoside hydrolase family 97 protein: MKSANIILAILFLSLTHARAQSKEVLIFSPDHHIQVAVWSGREGEIRYQVKHHETIVIDSSMLGMELADADMSHQLRFVAASDNRQVNDNYRMIYYKKSAVSYQANQRVLHYVNAKKAGIDIVFQVSNDAVAFKYLLTGKSAGMKQVLKENTAFNFPAGTTTWLQPMQVARSGWESVNPAYEEHYRTAVPVENVEANKTGWVYPALFKVKDSWVLLTEAAMDGNYCATRLLSSGTPGTFTVGFPDPKEVITGKGYLPQATLPFASPWRVITIGSLETIITSTAGTDVARPAVIQNTSFVKPGKASWSWINSKDDFITYEEQLRYIDFAADMHWQYCLIDVDWDRKIGYERMQQLADYAKKKNVSLLLWYNSAGDWNTVKYTPKNLLLTHEGRMKEFARISKMGIKGVKIDFFAGDGQSVIQYYIDILKDAAANGLMVNFHGATLPRGWARTYPHLVTAEAVRGFENVTFGQGDADREAEICTMLPFTRNAFDPMDYTPMNLYKVQSYTQRKTSNAFQLALSVLFLSGIQHYAESPEGMAKVDPQVKTVLRELPSAWDDVKFLAGYPGKYVVLARRAGSKWYVAGINAQSGPQQVQVDLAAFGKTKGQLITEGNDAFSFNITNATSGQTVEMKPSGGFLMILE, encoded by the coding sequence ATGAAAAGCGCAAACATCATCCTGGCCATCTTATTCTTATCGCTAACGCACGCACGGGCGCAGTCAAAGGAAGTCCTGATCTTTAGTCCTGATCACCACATACAGGTAGCTGTATGGAGCGGGAGGGAAGGGGAAATCCGTTACCAGGTGAAGCATCATGAAACAATAGTGATAGATTCTTCCATGCTGGGAATGGAACTGGCAGATGCTGATATGTCGCATCAGCTCCGCTTTGTAGCCGCCTCCGACAACCGTCAGGTGAATGACAACTACCGGATGATCTATTATAAAAAATCTGCGGTCAGCTACCAGGCAAACCAGCGGGTGCTGCATTATGTGAATGCGAAGAAAGCCGGGATAGACATCGTATTTCAGGTGTCCAATGATGCTGTGGCGTTTAAGTATTTGCTGACAGGCAAGTCCGCCGGAATGAAACAGGTACTGAAAGAAAATACCGCCTTTAATTTCCCCGCAGGCACTACTACCTGGCTGCAGCCCATGCAGGTGGCCAGGTCTGGCTGGGAAAGCGTAAACCCGGCCTATGAGGAACATTATCGTACAGCCGTTCCCGTAGAAAATGTGGAAGCGAATAAAACCGGCTGGGTATACCCGGCATTGTTTAAAGTAAAAGACAGTTGGGTACTGTTGACAGAAGCCGCAATGGACGGCAACTACTGCGCTACCCGGTTGTTGTCTTCCGGTACGCCCGGCACCTTTACGGTTGGGTTCCCCGATCCGAAGGAGGTCATCACCGGCAAAGGTTATCTGCCGCAGGCGACCTTGCCATTTGCATCACCATGGAGGGTCATCACCATCGGGTCGCTGGAAACGATCATTACCTCTACCGCAGGCACTGACGTGGCCAGGCCCGCTGTTATACAAAACACATCGTTTGTTAAACCAGGAAAGGCTTCCTGGAGCTGGATCAACTCCAAAGACGATTTTATTACCTATGAAGAACAGCTGCGGTACATCGATTTTGCTGCGGACATGCATTGGCAGTATTGCCTGATTGATGTTGACTGGGACCGTAAAATCGGCTACGAACGGATGCAGCAGCTGGCAGACTATGCGAAGAAAAAAAACGTGTCCCTGTTGCTGTGGTACAATTCTGCGGGCGACTGGAACACGGTAAAATATACGCCTAAAAACCTGTTGCTCACACATGAAGGCCGCATGAAAGAGTTTGCGCGGATCAGTAAAATGGGCATCAAAGGCGTGAAAATAGATTTCTTTGCCGGCGACGGCCAGTCCGTCATTCAATACTACATCGATATCCTGAAAGACGCGGCTGCCAACGGGCTGATGGTGAATTTTCACGGCGCCACGCTGCCGAGAGGATGGGCACGCACCTATCCCCATCTGGTGACGGCAGAGGCGGTGAGAGGTTTCGAAAACGTGACCTTTGGCCAGGGCGACGCCGACAGGGAAGCGGAAATCTGTACCATGCTGCCTTTTACCAGGAATGCATTTGATCCAATGGACTACACTCCGATGAACTTATATAAAGTACAGTCCTATACGCAACGGAAAACCAGCAACGCGTTTCAACTGGCACTGTCAGTGCTGTTCCTCTCCGGGATACAACACTATGCTGAATCCCCGGAAGGAATGGCAAAAGTAGACCCACAGGTAAAAACGGTGCTGCGTGAACTGCCCTCCGCCTGGGACGATGTGAAATTCCTGGCGGGCTATCCCGGAAAATACGTGGTACTGGCCAGAAGAGCAGGTTCAAAATGGTATGTCGCCGGTATCAATGCACAATCGGGCCCGCAACAGGTCCAGGTGGACCTTGCGGCTTTCGGTAAAACGAAAGGGCAGCTCATCACAGAGGGAAACGATGCGTTTTCTTTTAATATAACAAATGCAACGTCCGGTCAGACGGTTGAAATGAAGCCCTCCGGCGGATTTTTAATGATACTGGAATAA
- a CDS encoding RNA polymerase sigma-70 factor has translation MSDVHLQQFADGMLLSLLRENNSEAFNVIYARYRERLYGYLVKVIKDTAEAEDILQEVFVSLWKRRSDLHHIESLYTYLFSCVRYGGFRYMRNEARKHHFRASWRLLFGEEDDLFEQQLAADELSRILNREVDKLPLKMRQVFILSRKEELSHREISHKLNISDKTVKKQINNALKYLHLKLNA, from the coding sequence ATGAGTGATGTGCATCTTCAACAATTTGCAGATGGTATGCTGTTAAGTTTACTGAGAGAAAATAACAGCGAGGCATTTAATGTGATTTATGCAAGGTACCGGGAACGGCTCTACGGCTATCTGGTGAAGGTCATTAAAGACACCGCAGAGGCAGAAGATATCCTCCAGGAGGTATTTGTTTCCCTGTGGAAACGCCGCAGCGACCTGCATCATATTGAATCCCTGTACACCTATCTTTTTTCCTGCGTACGGTATGGCGGTTTCAGGTATATGCGTAACGAAGCAAGGAAGCATCATTTCAGGGCCTCCTGGCGCCTGCTCTTCGGGGAAGAAGACGACCTGTTTGAGCAGCAGCTGGCTGCTGACGAACTATCGAGAATACTGAACCGCGAAGTAGACAAGCTCCCCCTGAAAATGCGGCAGGTATTTATTCTCAGCAGGAAAGAAGAACTGTCCCACCGGGAAATAAGCCACAAATTAAATATCTCCGATAAAACGGTAAAGAAGCAAATAAACAACGCACTGAAATATCTACACCTGAAGCTGAACGCATAA
- a CDS encoding SusC/RagA family TonB-linked outer membrane protein translates to MMKKIPPALLWLVMISCALFFLPGLGFGQQPASTKTITGTVRSEKGEPLAGVTVRVKDGTASTHTDANGRYSLSAAAGNVLIFSSIGFKPQERPVPAEGSAINLVLPDEFSTLNDVIVVGYTSQKKATVTGATSSINSVDLVRTPAVAATSALVGKVAGVTFRATDSRPGNGTSLQIRNLGDPLYVIDGVPYSTNNGSTAFGFNTGISGQNLFNNLTIEDIESITVLKDASASIYGLRASNGVVLVTTKKGKRREQTSINFSSYYGLQNFTRYPRPANAGQYVRGQLEAAQNAGNAAPSDIALIYTPEQLAKWEAGTEKGYKSYDHFKSVTRPNVPQYYMSMNASGGSQRSNYYLSLSHMRQDAIIKDFNFQRTNLQANLNGSVAKGLEVGTEISARIEKRHNVGVPGLDDYFNPLLSISSMWPTEPLYANDNPNYINTGHSVNINPATYKDNITGYIDELFRAVNVNVNAQYTFKWGMVLKGLYSYNFTNEDFDGFEYTYNSYTYDPATDSYRITGGNQNPWREKHKRNIVSRFAQLQLSYNKQLGAHAVSAVAAYERSDMENDYLALHTVPPNDYIPVMQLANLDYLDDSWATEARAGYVGRINYNYKQKYLLEMLGRYDGSFLYAPDKRWGFFPGVSLGWRISQEPFFQNSRLNSVVTDLKIRASYGQTGSELGLGTPPTMFTYLSGYNFNQGSAVFNGSYVNGIRPRGLPITNLSWVVNHSKNIGIDVTLLRGRITGQFDVFERLRTGLPAARYDVLLPNEVGYGLPLENLNKDATRGMDGMITYQDKAGDFNYSIGINGTIARRRDISSYKPRFGSSWDEYRNSYENRWGNINWGYEVIGRFQSQQEIDNYKVNNDEQGNRTQLPGDFIYKDVNGDGIINYLDERPIGYAEGALPYFTYGINGNLQWKGFNLAFDFAGAGMQSYFRDWELRYPFQNNGNSPAYMLSDRWHRADPYNPFSEWIPGKFPATRKGGNNNARRNDFWVTNVRYLRLKTLELGYSFPQKLLKRTRISKLRVYASASNLFSIDNLSAYQIDPEVASSNGLIYPQQKLYLFGFNLSL, encoded by the coding sequence ATGATGAAAAAAATTCCGCCTGCCCTTTTGTGGCTGGTGATGATATCCTGCGCCCTGTTTTTCCTGCCTGGTCTGGGCTTTGGACAGCAGCCGGCATCCACGAAAACTATTACAGGCACTGTCCGCAGTGAAAAAGGTGAGCCGCTGGCCGGCGTGACCGTACGTGTGAAAGACGGCACAGCCTCCACTCACACCGATGCCAACGGCCGTTACAGCCTCTCTGCCGCCGCAGGCAATGTTCTCATTTTTTCCTCCATCGGCTTCAAGCCACAGGAAAGACCGGTGCCGGCCGAAGGCTCGGCAATAAACCTGGTATTGCCCGATGAGTTTTCCACGCTCAACGATGTGATCGTGGTAGGCTATACGTCGCAAAAGAAAGCCACGGTTACCGGCGCTACCAGCAGCATCAATTCCGTTGACCTGGTGAGAACGCCGGCAGTAGCCGCTACCAGCGCGCTGGTAGGCAAAGTGGCGGGTGTTACTTTCCGCGCTACTGATTCCAGGCCGGGCAATGGTACCTCGCTGCAGATCAGGAACCTCGGTGATCCGCTGTATGTGATAGACGGCGTGCCTTACAGCACCAACAACGGCAGCACTGCCTTCGGCTTTAACACAGGCATCTCCGGGCAGAACCTCTTTAACAACCTCACCATAGAAGATATTGAGAGCATCACCGTGCTGAAAGACGCATCTGCCTCTATATATGGTTTACGTGCATCCAATGGCGTAGTGCTCGTGACCACAAAAAAGGGCAAACGGCGGGAACAAACGTCCATCAATTTCTCCAGTTATTACGGGCTGCAGAATTTTACACGTTATCCGCGTCCGGCCAATGCTGGGCAGTATGTGCGGGGACAGCTCGAAGCCGCCCAGAATGCCGGCAATGCCGCGCCTTCAGACATAGCATTGATCTATACGCCGGAACAACTGGCCAAATGGGAGGCCGGTACCGAAAAAGGATATAAAAGTTATGATCACTTTAAATCCGTGACACGGCCTAACGTGCCACAGTATTATATGAGCATGAACGCTTCCGGAGGGTCGCAACGTTCCAACTACTACCTGTCACTGAGCCACATGCGACAGGACGCCATCATCAAAGACTTTAACTTCCAACGCACCAATCTCCAGGCCAATCTCAACGGCAGCGTGGCCAAAGGGCTGGAAGTAGGCACGGAAATCAGCGCCCGCATTGAAAAAAGACATAACGTCGGCGTACCCGGACTGGATGATTATTTCAACCCGCTGCTGAGTATTTCCAGTATGTGGCCCACAGAACCGCTCTATGCCAACGACAATCCCAACTACATCAATACCGGCCATAGCGTCAATATCAATCCGGCCACATACAAAGACAATATAACCGGCTACATCGATGAGCTGTTCCGCGCGGTGAATGTGAATGTCAATGCGCAGTATACTTTCAAATGGGGCATGGTGCTCAAAGGCCTGTATTCCTACAATTTTACCAATGAAGACTTTGATGGCTTCGAATACACGTACAATTCCTATACATATGACCCTGCCACCGACAGTTATCGTATTACCGGCGGCAACCAGAATCCCTGGCGCGAAAAGCACAAGCGGAATATCGTATCCCGCTTTGCACAATTACAGCTGAGCTACAACAAGCAGCTGGGTGCGCATGCTGTTTCCGCCGTGGCAGCCTATGAACGTTCGGACATGGAGAACGATTACCTCGCCCTGCATACCGTTCCGCCGAATGATTATATTCCGGTCATGCAGCTGGCCAACCTGGACTATCTCGACGATTCATGGGCTACGGAGGCGCGTGCCGGTTATGTAGGCCGTATCAACTACAACTACAAACAGAAATACCTTCTGGAGATGCTGGGCCGCTATGATGGCTCTTTCCTCTATGCACCGGACAAACGATGGGGATTTTTTCCCGGCGTGTCCCTGGGATGGCGTATTTCCCAGGAACCTTTCTTCCAGAACAGCAGACTGAATTCTGTGGTGACAGACCTCAAGATAAGGGCCTCCTACGGGCAAACGGGCAGCGAACTGGGACTGGGCACGCCACCTACCATGTTCACCTACCTGAGCGGATATAACTTCAACCAGGGTAGCGCAGTGTTCAACGGTAGTTATGTCAACGGTATCCGTCCGCGCGGCCTGCCCATCACTAACCTGTCATGGGTGGTGAACCATTCCAAAAATATAGGCATTGACGTTACACTGCTGCGGGGCAGGATCACCGGTCAGTTCGATGTGTTTGAGCGGCTGCGCACCGGTCTGCCTGCCGCCCGGTACGATGTGCTGCTGCCTAATGAAGTAGGGTACGGGCTGCCCCTGGAAAATCTCAATAAAGACGCCACCCGCGGTATGGACGGAATGATCACCTACCAGGACAAAGCGGGCGATTTTAATTATTCCATCGGCATCAACGGCACCATCGCCCGCCGCAGGGACATCAGCAGCTACAAACCGCGTTTTGGCAGTTCCTGGGATGAATACCGCAACTCCTACGAAAACCGCTGGGGCAATATCAACTGGGGATACGAAGTGATCGGCCGGTTCCAGTCACAGCAGGAAATCGACAATTACAAGGTGAATAACGATGAACAAGGCAACAGGACACAGCTGCCCGGTGACTTCATTTACAAAGACGTGAACGGCGACGGTATCATCAACTATTTGGATGAAAGGCCAATCGGCTATGCGGAGGGCGCACTCCCGTATTTTACCTACGGCATCAATGGCAATCTGCAATGGAAAGGTTTTAACCTGGCGTTTGATTTTGCAGGAGCAGGCATGCAGTCCTATTTTCGCGATTGGGAGCTGCGTTATCCTTTCCAGAACAATGGTAACTCTCCCGCCTATATGCTGAGCGACCGCTGGCACCGGGCAGACCCGTACAATCCTTTCAGTGAGTGGATTCCCGGCAAGTTCCCCGCAACCCGTAAAGGCGGTAACAATAATGCGCGGCGCAACGATTTCTGGGTCACGAACGTACGGTACCTGCGGCTGAAAACACTGGAACTGGGGTACAGCTTCCCGCAAAAGCTGTTGAAGCGCACCCGTATTTCAAAACTGCGCGTATATGCCTCTGCGTCTAATCTTTTTTCGATAGACAATCTCAGCGCCTATCAGATAGACCCCGAGGTGGCCAGCTCCAACGGGCTGATTTACCCACAGCAGAAGCTTTATCTTTTTGGTTTTAATCTCTCACTATAA